The following are from one region of the Petrotoga mobilis SJ95 genome:
- a CDS encoding lipid-binding SYLF domain-containing protein gives MKKSILATLIILLFSFSLYATAQDTVEEALLAVEELLSKPDSGAFVQLVELSEGLVIFPTFYKLGYVVGGQYGEGIVLRKDSETGKWYGPSFVNIYGLSWGAQIGVQSAALILVVMNEKGMEGFMGNNFTLGGSVGISAGPLGRQLSADLDYKLQASIYSYSIAKGFYAGVSVEGAYIRADDNANEDYYNEPLSPEEILKVKYDSPLFN, from the coding sequence ATGAAAAAAAGTATTTTAGCAACTCTCATTATCCTACTGTTTTCATTTAGCTTATATGCCACTGCTCAAGATACCGTAGAAGAAGCTCTCTTAGCTGTAGAAGAGTTATTATCAAAACCAGATAGCGGAGCTTTTGTTCAATTAGTAGAATTGTCAGAAGGCTTAGTAATCTTTCCTACATTTTATAAATTGGGTTATGTGGTTGGTGGACAGTATGGTGAAGGCATTGTATTAAGAAAAGACAGTGAAACAGGAAAATGGTACGGGCCGTCATTTGTAAATATATATGGATTAAGCTGGGGAGCACAAATAGGAGTACAATCCGCAGCGTTAATCTTAGTTGTAATGAATGAAAAAGGAATGGAAGGGTTCATGGGAAACAACTTTACCTTAGGAGGTTCAGTTGGTATTTCTGCTGGACCATTGGGTAGACAGCTTTCTGCAGATTTAGATTATAAATTACAAGCCTCCATTTATTCTTATTCAATTGCAAAGGGCTTCTACGCTGGAGTGTCTGTTGAAGGGGCTTACATAAGAGCAGATGATAATGCGAATGAGGATTATTATAATGAACCTCTTTCACCTGAAGAAATTTTAAAAGTCAAGTATGATAGTCCCCTATTTAATTAA
- a CDS encoding undecaprenyl-diphosphate phosphatase yields MREIILGIVQGLTEFLPVSSSGHLALFSSFMNIDTNVPYFALLHLSTFFAVLFFVWKEVVNLIKGLFKWEKESLTLILKLIISSIPAAVVGFTLESLIESAFSSLTLIGVFLMVTAVFLLISDTLKGKKSLTQITYVDALIIGLMQALAIFPGISRSGATLFGALLMKTKREDALKYSFLMSLPVTFGAGIFEINKVTFSPWVILGGLFAFVFGLFGLYLLKKTVLVGKLKYFSYYCFAIGLVAIII; encoded by the coding sequence GTGAGAGAAATCATTTTAGGAATCGTACAAGGTCTAACGGAATTTCTACCAGTATCCAGTTCAGGACATCTGGCATTATTTTCATCCTTTATGAACATCGACACCAACGTACCGTATTTCGCCCTTCTTCATTTATCCACCTTTTTTGCCGTATTGTTCTTTGTTTGGAAAGAAGTTGTCAATTTGATCAAGGGACTCTTTAAATGGGAAAAAGAATCACTTACTCTAATCCTTAAATTAATCATTTCCTCAATCCCAGCTGCTGTTGTAGGTTTTACCTTGGAATCTTTGATCGAATCAGCCTTTTCTTCTCTTACATTGATTGGAGTTTTTTTAATGGTAACAGCCGTCTTTTTATTAATTTCTGACACACTAAAAGGTAAAAAGAGTTTAACACAGATAACTTATGTTGATGCCTTGATTATAGGTCTCATGCAAGCCCTTGCAATATTTCCAGGGATATCTAGAAGCGGTGCAACGTTGTTCGGTGCTCTTTTAATGAAAACAAAAAGGGAAGATGCCCTAAAATATTCCTTTTTGATGAGCCTTCCTGTAACCTTTGGGGCGGGTATTTTTGAAATAAATAAGGTTACTTTTTCTCCTTGGGTAATTTTAGGAGGGTTGTTTGCGTTCGTGTTTGGTTTGTTTGGTCTGTATCTACTGAAAAAAACGGTACTGGTTGGAAAACTAAAATATTTTTCATATTATTGTTTTGCTATCGGACTCGTAGCCATTATTATTTAG
- the aroQ gene encoding type II 3-dehydroquinate dehydratase → MILIINGPNLNMLGKRPKDIYGTETYEDLKDQINHFAQNNSIDVEFFQSNSEGQIIDRIQKLDFEALIINPGAYTHYSYAIRDALEIVNVPKVEVHLTNIMARESFRQTSVTSSSCDGVISGLGFYGYILALEYLKEKLKG, encoded by the coding sequence TTGATTCTGATAATAAACGGTCCTAACTTGAATATGTTAGGGAAACGTCCTAAAGATATCTATGGAACTGAAACCTACGAAGATTTAAAAGACCAGATAAACCATTTTGCACAAAATAATAGTATAGATGTTGAGTTTTTTCAATCCAATTCGGAAGGTCAAATCATTGATAGAATTCAAAAATTGGATTTTGAAGCTTTAATAATCAATCCTGGTGCTTATACACATTATTCTTATGCGATAAGAGATGCCTTAGAAATTGTAAATGTGCCGAAAGTGGAGGTTCATCTAACAAATATCATGGCAAGGGAAAGTTTTAGGCAAACATCTGTTACCTCTTCCTCATGCGATGGGGTCATATCTGGACTAGGATTCTATGGATATATATTAGCTTTAGAATACCTAAAAGAAAAGTTGAAAGGTTGA
- the aroB gene encoding bifunctional shikimate kinase AroK/3-dehydroquinate synthase AroB: MKIFLVGMMGSGKTTLAKKISKVLSIPHIDTDDEIEKNENLKIKDIFEKYGEEYFRKLESTILEKLAENTNSFVVSTGGGIILSAKNRAILKKENAIYLKVTPEKLKDRVSLENRPLLANNKENIIKIYKDRKELYEQFKTVDITNLTEWESVAKILYQYDIKNHFEIDSSFQKVSINAGSLKSPPPDSIVFTSEKVNELYGEYLPQKKLVLPNGEKTKDISLVIRAYEYLLENNVSRDNLLLGIGGGTITDFTGFVGSTYKRGMNFSFYPTTLLSQIDAAIGGKNGIDFKKYKNVVGTINLPIEVVIDPLSILSLDDETFIEGLIEGYKMALISGNDFYEYFKENLQEILNRNLDKLSFFIKRSVEEKLRIVEQDFKDTGLRSCLNLGHTLGHAFEATTGIAHGLSVGWGLIKEIEFFYKKKYLEEKDYLEIKDTLEALVPEKVRNIQIDEKDIYYYLSNDKKIGANQKIKMPILKSPGNIIIEEITIKEGEIF, from the coding sequence ATGAAAATCTTCTTGGTAGGAATGATGGGGTCTGGAAAAACTACCCTTGCAAAAAAGATTTCAAAAGTACTTTCCATACCCCATATCGACACAGATGATGAAATTGAAAAAAATGAAAATCTTAAAATAAAAGATATCTTTGAAAAATACGGTGAAGAATACTTCAGAAAACTGGAAAGTACTATCCTCGAAAAATTAGCTGAAAACACTAATTCCTTCGTTGTATCAACTGGAGGAGGAATAATCTTAAGTGCTAAAAATAGAGCTATATTAAAAAAAGAAAATGCCATATATCTGAAAGTAACTCCTGAAAAGCTTAAAGATCGCGTAAGTTTAGAAAATAGGCCCCTTCTTGCAAACAACAAAGAAAATATTATAAAGATCTACAAAGATAGAAAAGAATTGTATGAACAATTCAAAACGGTTGATATCACAAATTTGACTGAATGGGAATCGGTGGCTAAAATCCTCTACCAATACGATATTAAAAACCATTTTGAAATTGATTCATCTTTTCAAAAAGTATCAATAAATGCAGGAAGCCTAAAGTCTCCCCCCCCAGATTCCATAGTTTTCACCAGCGAAAAGGTCAATGAACTATACGGAGAGTACCTGCCACAGAAAAAACTTGTCTTACCGAACGGGGAAAAAACAAAAGACATCTCTCTTGTAATAAGGGCTTACGAATATCTACTTGAAAACAATGTCTCTAGAGATAATTTGCTTCTTGGGATTGGTGGAGGAACTATAACCGATTTTACAGGTTTTGTTGGCTCCACTTACAAAAGGGGAATGAACTTTTCATTTTACCCTACCACACTTCTTTCTCAGATCGATGCTGCAATAGGCGGAAAAAATGGAATAGATTTCAAAAAATACAAAAATGTCGTGGGAACGATAAACTTACCCATAGAAGTGGTTATAGACCCACTTTCCATATTATCTTTAGATGACGAAACATTCATAGAAGGTTTAATCGAAGGTTATAAAATGGCATTGATCTCAGGGAATGATTTTTATGAGTATTTTAAAGAGAATTTGCAAGAAATACTTAACAGGAATCTAGATAAATTATCTTTTTTTATTAAAAGATCCGTAGAGGAAAAACTTCGTATAGTGGAACAAGATTTCAAAGATACGGGGTTGAGAAGTTGTTTAAATCTTGGACACACTTTAGGTCACGCCTTTGAAGCCACTACAGGAATCGCACATGGGTTATCGGTTGGATGGGGTTTGATCAAAGAAATAGAGTTTTTTTACAAGAAAAAATATTTGGAAGAAAAAGATTATCTAGAAATTAAAGATACATTAGAAGCACTTGTTCCTGAAAAAGTTAGAAACATTCAAATAGATGAAAAAGACATATATTATTATTTATCAAATGACAAAAAAATAGGGGCAAATCAAAAAATAAAAATGCCAATTTTAAAGTCACCAGGAAATATTATAATAGAAGAAATCACAATAAAAGAAGGTGAAATCTTTTGA
- the aroC gene encoding chorismate synthase, whose protein sequence is MQVKIAGDSHGPQMIGLIEEIPAGLKIDIEKINTDLRRRQLGYGRGNRMKLEKDEVIIVSGLWEGITTGAPLVLIINNKAKNPIKEERHIPRPGHGDYSCWYKYRLDDLNIYTERNSARWTSVLTAIGSVAKQFLENFGITTMSFVKSIGKVSVEEERFEEIQKDFTYYIQKRNESEVQCPFEDISEKMMEEIKENALKKATTLGGSVKTFATNVKPGLGSYADVLNRVDSKIGKYFMSIPSVKGVFIGKEDVSIPGSEFQDPFTVEDGVIRRTKNYAGGIEAGITNGENIVVTTYFKPISTLASPLPSVDLKTKESKEGPYIRSDSVIIPAATVITECTLAIILMEEIIDGFGNDNIELIKDRYFKK, encoded by the coding sequence ATGCAAGTAAAGATAGCTGGAGATTCACATGGTCCACAGATGATTGGATTAATAGAAGAAATACCAGCAGGGTTAAAGATAGATATAGAAAAAATAAACACAGACCTAAGAAGAAGACAGTTAGGGTACGGCCGTGGGAACAGGATGAAATTAGAAAAAGATGAAGTAATAATCGTTTCCGGATTATGGGAGGGAATAACTACTGGAGCTCCATTGGTTTTAATTATAAACAACAAAGCAAAAAATCCCATTAAAGAAGAAAGACATATTCCAAGGCCTGGACATGGGGATTATTCCTGTTGGTATAAATACAGATTAGATGACTTGAATATATACACGGAAAGAAACAGCGCGCGCTGGACAAGTGTACTCACTGCGATAGGGAGCGTTGCCAAACAATTTCTTGAAAATTTCGGTATTACAACGATGAGTTTTGTAAAATCGATCGGAAAAGTCAGTGTTGAAGAAGAAAGGTTCGAAGAAATCCAAAAAGATTTCACTTACTATATTCAAAAAAGAAATGAATCGGAAGTTCAATGTCCTTTTGAAGATATTTCTGAAAAAATGATGGAAGAAATAAAAGAAAATGCCCTAAAAAAAGCAACCACCTTGGGAGGCAGTGTAAAAACATTCGCCACAAATGTGAAACCTGGATTGGGAAGTTACGCCGATGTTTTGAACAGAGTTGATTCAAAAATAGGAAAATACTTTATGTCGATCCCTTCTGTGAAAGGGGTTTTTATAGGCAAAGAAGATGTAAGTATACCTGGCTCTGAATTCCAAGATCCTTTTACAGTTGAAGATGGGGTTATACGAAGAACAAAGAATTACGCAGGTGGCATAGAAGCGGGGATAACAAATGGAGAAAACATAGTCGTTACTACGTACTTCAAACCTATTTCAACACTTGCAAGTCCTCTGCCTTCTGTGGATCTTAAAACCAAAGAATCAAAAGAAGGCCCTTACATAAGATCTGATTCTGTTATTATTCCCGCTGCGACTGTAATAACAGAATGCACTCTGGCTATTATATTGATGGAAGAAATTATAGACGGATTTGGAAACGACAACATTGAACTTATAAAAGATAGATACTTCAAGAAATAA
- a CDS encoding shikimate dehydrogenase family protein has product MMKKFGLLEYPHKESLSKRVFNEYFKKANIDAVYEDIVIAPDNFDDEINKYIDSYHGLNVTVPFKEKVIKYVEPVEEAKEINAVNCIFNNKGYNTDWKGFYNSLKSSMLQEPVLLVGAGGASKSIIYALYKMGIKKLFLVNRTVERAEKLRKIFLSKIDIKIESFDHLQSIILSSKTFINATSIGMFGESFNLEVSDLSNLSLIYDIVYNNTPLQKIAKESNIKCIDGRTFWYHQAIENLKIWQIYTPEIFDETFKTFARGE; this is encoded by the coding sequence ATGATGAAAAAATTCGGATTATTAGAATACCCTCACAAAGAAAGCTTATCAAAAAGGGTTTTTAATGAATACTTTAAAAAAGCTAACATCGATGCTGTATATGAAGATATTGTTATAGCACCTGATAATTTTGATGATGAAATTAACAAATATATTGATTCTTACCATGGACTCAACGTTACGGTTCCATTCAAAGAAAAAGTGATTAAATACGTCGAACCTGTTGAAGAAGCCAAAGAAATAAATGCGGTTAACTGTATTTTCAACAATAAGGGTTACAACACAGATTGGAAAGGCTTTTATAACTCGTTAAAATCATCGATGCTGCAAGAACCAGTACTTTTAGTTGGAGCGGGTGGTGCGAGTAAATCCATCATCTACGCTTTGTACAAAATGGGTATAAAAAAGTTGTTTCTTGTAAATCGAACGGTAGAAAGAGCAGAAAAATTAAGAAAGATTTTCTTGTCAAAAATAGATATAAAAATAGAATCTTTTGACCACCTACAAAGCATAATCCTTAGTTCTAAAACCTTCATAAACGCCACTTCTATTGGAATGTTTGGAGAATCATTTAATTTAGAAGTTAGCGATCTTTCCAATCTATCTCTAATTTACGATATTGTTTACAATAATACCCCTCTCCAAAAGATTGCAAAAGAAAGCAATATTAAATGTATAGATGGACGTACTTTTTGGTACCATCAAGCAATTGAAAATTTGAAGATTTGGCAGATTTATACACCAGAAATATTCGATGAAACTTTTAAAACTTTTGCTCGAGGTGAATAA
- the aroA gene encoding 3-phosphoshikimate 1-carboxyvinyltransferase, translating into MKIEVTPTENINAEITLPGDKSISHRALIIGSLAEGETKIHNFLSSEDTLSTLNILNSIGASIKQISEDEVIVEGKGKDNFIEPSNVLNAKNSGTTMRLMMGVLSAQNFYSVITGDDSLRERPMKRVIDPLSKMGGRFFARKNGEFAPITILGTKDISPLVYKTPVASAQVKSAILLAALYAKGETQVIEPAKSRDHTERMLKYFGADIAQKDTTVVIRGLTKNLEGREFFVPGDLSSASFFIVAALITKNSTLLIKNVGINPTRTGILSVLKMMGADIKIINEKTLNNEPVGDLLVKSSSLKGVEIKGEMIPLIIDEIPILAIAATQAKGKTTIKDAKELRYKETDRIRAITRELKKLGIDILEKEDGFDIIGNQKIRGNCTCESYNDHRIAMSLAIAGLIADNPIEIDNFECVNISFPEFTEIFEKIRSI; encoded by the coding sequence ATGAAAATTGAAGTAACTCCAACAGAAAATATAAATGCAGAGATCACCCTACCAGGTGATAAATCAATATCACACAGGGCACTAATCATTGGTTCCCTCGCTGAAGGTGAAACAAAAATACACAATTTTTTAAGTTCTGAAGATACCTTAAGTACGTTAAATATATTAAATTCAATAGGCGCCAGTATCAAACAAATTAGCGAAGATGAGGTAATTGTAGAGGGTAAGGGAAAGGATAATTTCATTGAACCATCAAACGTTCTAAACGCAAAAAACTCTGGAACCACAATGCGCTTAATGATGGGTGTATTATCGGCTCAAAATTTTTACAGTGTAATTACAGGGGACGACTCTTTGAGGGAAAGGCCTATGAAAAGAGTCATAGATCCACTAAGTAAAATGGGTGGACGTTTTTTTGCCAGGAAAAATGGCGAATTTGCTCCCATCACAATATTGGGGACGAAAGATATATCCCCCCTTGTTTATAAAACTCCAGTTGCAAGCGCCCAAGTTAAATCTGCAATTTTGTTGGCAGCTTTGTATGCAAAAGGAGAAACTCAAGTAATAGAACCCGCCAAATCTCGTGATCATACTGAAAGGATGTTAAAATATTTTGGTGCTGATATCGCTCAAAAAGATACAACTGTTGTTATCCGAGGTCTCACTAAAAATCTTGAAGGTCGGGAGTTCTTTGTACCGGGTGATCTATCATCCGCATCCTTTTTCATAGTTGCTGCCCTTATAACAAAAAACTCGACGTTATTGATAAAAAATGTGGGAATCAACCCAACTAGAACTGGCATATTATCCGTGTTGAAGATGATGGGAGCGGATATAAAGATAATCAACGAAAAAACATTAAACAATGAGCCAGTTGGGGATTTACTCGTAAAAAGTAGTTCGTTAAAAGGTGTTGAAATAAAAGGTGAGATGATTCCTTTGATTATCGATGAAATCCCTATACTGGCGATAGCTGCTACCCAAGCGAAAGGGAAAACAACTATAAAAGACGCAAAAGAATTACGTTACAAAGAAACAGACAGAATAAGAGCAATCACCAGAGAATTAAAAAAATTAGGCATAGATATTTTAGAAAAAGAAGATGGTTTTGATATAATTGGCAATCAGAAAATACGAGGAAACTGTACTTGTGAAAGTTACAACGATCATAGAATAGCCATGTCACTTGCTATAGCCGGATTGATCGCAGATAATCCAATAGAAATTGATAATTTTGAATGCGTGAATATATCTTTCCCGGAATTTACAGAGATTTTTGAGAAGATAAGGAGTATATGA
- a CDS encoding prephenate dehydrogenase codes for MLFNTAIIVGTGLVGTSLALAFKETKEVKNIIGYDIDSNSLKEALKLGAIDEPAKISEISKADLIIFATPVESIKSILHDTISLVKENTVVTDVGSTKYEIMQLFDTFKNKRVNFIGGHPLAGSEKSGPLNAKANLFKGKKYVLIKSANCDQIYFNKFERLITKIGAIPIIIDAKTHDEILSTTSHLPQIIAYYLVKTLMNLKEDNENYLKLVGTGFKDTTRLSKSDPQMWIDIFKQNKENILRAIENFEKELTAFKKDLIEDKYNEIKDDLIKISKFEL; via the coding sequence ATGTTATTCAATACCGCAATAATTGTTGGCACTGGATTGGTTGGAACTTCATTAGCTCTAGCCTTTAAAGAAACAAAAGAAGTTAAAAATATCATTGGATACGATATCGATAGTAACTCTTTAAAAGAAGCTTTAAAGTTAGGAGCCATCGATGAACCTGCCAAAATATCAGAAATTTCAAAAGCGGATTTAATAATTTTTGCAACGCCAGTAGAAAGTATAAAAAGTATTTTACATGATACAATTAGTCTAGTAAAAGAAAATACAGTTGTAACTGATGTGGGTAGTACTAAATATGAAATTATGCAACTCTTTGATACTTTTAAAAACAAAAGGGTCAATTTCATAGGAGGTCATCCATTGGCAGGATCAGAAAAGTCTGGTCCATTAAACGCCAAGGCGAATTTATTCAAAGGCAAAAAATATGTATTGATAAAAAGTGCTAATTGTGACCAAATATATTTTAATAAGTTTGAAAGGTTGATCACAAAAATCGGAGCCATTCCAATAATAATAGATGCTAAAACTCACGATGAAATTCTTTCAACAACAAGTCATCTGCCGCAGATAATTGCTTATTATCTAGTAAAAACTCTGATGAATTTAAAAGAAGATAATGAAAATTATCTAAAATTAGTCGGAACTGGTTTTAAAGACACAACAAGGTTATCAAAAAGCGATCCCCAAATGTGGATCGATATATTCAAACAAAACAAAGAGAATATACTGCGTGCCATAGAGAATTTTGAAAAAGAGTTAACTGCCTTCAAGAAAGATTTAATCGAAGATAAATACAATGAAATAAAAGATGATTTGATCAAAATCAGCAAATTTGAGTTGTAA
- the aroF gene encoding 3-deoxy-7-phosphoheptulonate synthase produces MVIVMEENATEEEVRNVIKKVEEVGFKAHPDKGENHTIVGVVGEGDREYILSNIETFPGVERVVEITQPFKLASRTFKSKDSIYDIGGIKIGGENFLTIAGPCAVESKEQVLETALFLKEKGVKFLRGGAYKPRTSPYSFQGLKEEGLKILKEVSEETGLKIVTEVMDTREVELVSRYADVLQIGTRNMQNFVLLKEVGKLNKPVLLKRGLSATYKEFLMSAEYIISEGNNQVILCERGIRTFTDETRNTLDISAIPVIKRYSHLPIIIDPSHASGDWRYVAPLSKAAVAAGADGLIIEVHPDPKNALSDGKQSLNFEQFSELMDQIKALLEIDSKILA; encoded by the coding sequence ATGGTAATCGTAATGGAGGAAAATGCAACAGAAGAAGAAGTTAGAAATGTCATTAAAAAGGTGGAAGAAGTAGGTTTTAAAGCTCATCCTGATAAAGGAGAAAATCACACGATTGTTGGGGTGGTAGGGGAAGGTGACAGGGAATACATTTTAAGCAACATTGAAACATTTCCGGGGGTTGAAAGGGTTGTAGAGATAACTCAACCTTTCAAATTAGCAAGTAGAACATTCAAATCTAAAGATTCAATATACGACATAGGAGGGATAAAAATAGGAGGAGAAAATTTTTTAACGATTGCTGGACCTTGTGCAGTAGAAAGTAAAGAACAGGTTTTAGAAACCGCTCTATTCTTAAAAGAGAAAGGGGTTAAATTCCTAAGAGGTGGAGCTTATAAACCAAGAACTTCTCCATATTCTTTTCAAGGCTTAAAAGAAGAAGGATTAAAAATTCTCAAAGAAGTAAGTGAAGAAACTGGTCTAAAGATAGTTACAGAAGTTATGGACACCAGAGAGGTCGAGTTGGTTTCAAGATATGCTGATGTTTTACAGATAGGAACAAGAAACATGCAAAATTTTGTGCTTTTAAAAGAAGTAGGTAAGCTCAACAAGCCAGTTTTACTTAAAAGGGGTCTATCAGCTACATACAAAGAATTTTTAATGTCAGCAGAATATATTATTTCTGAAGGGAACAACCAAGTTATACTGTGTGAAAGAGGAATTAGAACATTTACTGATGAAACCAGAAATACCTTGGACATCAGTGCAATACCTGTAATCAAAAGATACAGCCATTTACCTATTATAATCGACCCAAGTCACGCCAGTGGAGATTGGAGGTACGTCGCTCCTCTATCAAAAGCTGCTGTAGCAGCTGGTGCTGATGGGTTAATAATTGAAGTCCATCCGGATCCTAAAAACGCTCTCTCTGACGGTAAGCAATCTCTAAATTTTGAGCAATTCAGTGAATTAATGGATCAAATAAAAGCCTTATTAGAAATAGACAGTAAAATCTTAGCCTGA
- a CDS encoding zinc metallopeptidase, with product MYYTTMLLLIPPLILAIWAQARVSSTFNKYSRVKASIGEPGYMFARRLLDSVGLYDVKVERVRGTLSDHYDPTNKVLRLSDSTYNSSSIAALGVVAHEAGHAIQHAKGYKPLILRNLAVPLAGFGSNMAWIIFFIGLIFSTPFLLNAGIFLFLFVVLFSVITLPVEFNASSRALKLLPVMGMSKEEVSGAKKVLSAAALTYVAAALMSIAQLLRMLVLARSRN from the coding sequence ATGTATTATACTACTATGTTGTTGTTGATACCACCATTGATATTAGCTATCTGGGCTCAAGCAAGAGTTAGTAGCACTTTCAACAAATATTCTCGAGTAAAGGCATCAATTGGCGAGCCAGGCTATATGTTTGCCAGAAGATTACTTGATTCCGTTGGGTTATATGATGTTAAAGTCGAAAGAGTAAGAGGTACTTTGAGTGATCATTATGACCCTACTAACAAAGTTTTGAGACTTTCTGACTCCACTTATAACAGTTCGTCTATAGCGGCATTAGGAGTTGTGGCTCACGAAGCAGGTCATGCTATACAACATGCTAAGGGTTATAAACCTTTAATTCTCAGGAATCTGGCTGTGCCGTTGGCAGGTTTTGGTTCTAATATGGCGTGGATTATATTCTTTATTGGACTTATTTTTTCTACACCTTTCTTACTGAATGCAGGAATTTTCTTGTTCCTTTTCGTGGTTTTATTTTCAGTTATAACGTTACCAGTTGAGTTCAATGCAAGTAGTAGGGCTTTGAAACTTTTACCCGTTATGGGCATGTCTAAAGAAGAAGTATCAGGTGCAAAAAAGGTGTTATCAGCCGCTGCGTTGACCTACGTGGCAGCTGCGTTGATGTCGATTGCTCAACTCTTGAGAATGCTGGTGTTAGCTCGTTCAAGAAATTAA
- a CDS encoding acylphosphatase, whose product MVCKRWILYGRVQGVGLRHFLRVHGVRLQLEGYVRNLPDGSVEVVAQGEKEKVLKLKTIILQGNGFSRLEDVQEEDFPIGNYGSFHIEY is encoded by the coding sequence ATGGTTTGCAAAAGATGGATACTGTATGGGCGAGTTCAAGGTGTTGGATTAAGACATTTTTTAAGAGTGCATGGAGTAAGGCTTCAACTTGAAGGGTACGTTAGAAACTTACCCGACGGTTCGGTTGAGGTGGTTGCACAAGGAGAAAAAGAAAAAGTTTTGAAACTAAAAACTATCATCTTACAAGGAAATGGGTTCAGTAGATTAGAAGATGTTCAAGAAGAAGATTTCCCCATAGGGAATTATGGAAGTTTTCATATAGAGTATTAA
- the trpA gene encoding tryptophan synthase subunit alpha, which yields MSKISEVFKNSKALITYVTAGDPNLEVTKEIILELNKDGVDIIEVGIPFSDPLADGPIIQKASQKALKNGVTLKKIFETLNEIKEEVTCPLVLMGYYNSILNYGIDNFITEAVNTGISGVIIPDLPFDEEEEFYAKIKENGIDPILLVAPNTSEERLKEISKVCSGFLYCVSIMGVTGDSQAPMEHLKEYSQRVRKYVNIPLAIGFGIDSPTKAKNIIEYFDGIIVGSALIKIIDENSDDKGKLLKEIKRFTKSLKVW from the coding sequence ATGAGCAAAATAAGTGAAGTTTTCAAAAATAGCAAGGCTTTAATCACCTATGTAACAGCCGGAGATCCGAACTTAGAGGTTACAAAAGAAATTATATTAGAATTGAACAAAGATGGTGTTGATATTATAGAGGTAGGAATACCTTTTTCCGATCCTTTAGCAGATGGACCAATAATTCAAAAAGCAAGCCAAAAAGCTTTAAAAAATGGGGTTACCCTTAAAAAAATTTTTGAAACCTTGAATGAAATCAAAGAAGAGGTTACTTGCCCACTCGTTTTAATGGGTTATTACAACTCAATTCTCAATTATGGTATCGACAATTTTATAACAGAAGCCGTGAATACAGGCATCTCTGGAGTAATAATTCCTGATTTGCCTTTTGACGAAGAAGAGGAATTTTACGCAAAAATAAAAGAAAACGGTATCGATCCTATTTTACTAGTTGCTCCAAATACCTCTGAAGAGCGACTAAAAGAAATCTCTAAGGTATGTTCTGGATTTTTGTATTGTGTATCTATTATGGGAGTAACAGGGGATAGTCAAGCACCTATGGAGCATTTGAAAGAGTATTCACAAAGAGTGAGAAAGTATGTTAATATACCTTTAGCTATCGGTTTTGGAATAGATAGCCCGACAAAGGCTAAAAATATTATTGAATACTTCGATGGAATAATTGTGGGAAGTGCCCTAATAAAAATAATCGATGAAAACAGTGATGACAAAGGTAAGTTGCTTAAAGAAATAAAAAGATTTACTAAAAGTTTGAAAGTATGGTGA